The DNA window CTGAAGAAACTACTACTGGTGTTCACAGATTATACGAAAGAGTAAAAGCGGGAACTTTACCAATGCCAGCTATCAACGTGAATGACTCAGTTACTAAATCTAAATTTGACAACAAATACGGTTGTAAAGAATCTGCAGTTGATGCCGTTCGTCGTGCTACCGATATTATGTTGGCAGGAAAAAGAGTTGTGGTTTGTGGTTACGGTGATGTTGGAAAAGGAACTGCTGCTTCTTTTAGAGGTGCTGGATCCATTGTAACGGTTACCGAAATTGACCCGATTTGTGCTTTGCAAGCTGCAATGGACGGTTATGAAGTAAAAAAATTAGATACAGTTGTAGGTAATGCGGATATCATCATCACTACAACTGGAAATAAAGACATCGTTTTGGGTTCTCATTTCGAACAAATGAAAGACAAAACTATCGTTTGTAACATCGGACATTTTGATAACGAAATTGATATGGCTTGGTTGAACAAAAACCACGGTGCTTCAAAAATCGAAATCAAACCACAAGTGGACAAATATACAATTGCTGGAAAAGACATTATCATTTTGGCCGAAGGTCGTTTGGTAAACCTGGGTTGTGCTACAGGTCACCCAAGTTTTGTAATGAGTAACTCATTTACCAACCAAACTCTAGCTCAAATCGAACTGTGGAAAAACAGCGCGGCTTACAACAATGAAGTATATATGCTACCAAAACACTTAGATGAAAAAGTAGCGATGTTGCACTTAGCTAAACTAGGCGTTGAACTAGAAACTTTGCGTTCTGATCAAGCCGATTATATTGGTGTAAAGGTTGAAGGACCTTTTAAACCGGAGTATTACAGGTATTAACTGTCATTCCCGCGCAGGCGGGAATCTCCTCTTATAATTTTAGAACCCTTGCAGTCCCGAAGTTTCGGGATGTGAGGGTTTTTTTTGAATTATTTTTTTTTAAAATAAATTGCCTTTACGACTTCCCGTAAAGTTATTAAAAATCTAGAAGTTATATTTGTAGAAATTTAATGTACTTTAGCAGAAGTATAGTATTACAGACACCTATTAGGAATCTCAGCTGCCAATTTAATGCCACCTTTATGAGAAAATTTATTTATATCTTTATCTTTTTAATTTTGCTAATTATTATAATTTCGACACTTGTTCTAAATGAATATCTTTCTTCGGATAATGTTTCTAAAATCATTGAAGTTATAAATGTAACCCAAGTCTTTATATCTGTTTATATCGCATATTTACTCTATGATCGTTTCGGTACAAGTAAAAAAATCCTTGATAAACAAAATGATATTGTAATTGAATATTTAGAAGAATTAAAAAAAATAAAACTATTTATGTATATTTTTACTGAAGAAAGAACCGTCATTCTTAAACCAAT is part of the Flavobacterium nackdongense genome and encodes:
- the ahcY gene encoding adenosylhomocysteinase, yielding MSTTTMPYVAFKVKDISLAAWGRKEIELAEAEMPGLMALRAEYKDEQPLKGARIAGCLHMTIQTAVLIETLIALGAEVTWSSCNIFSTQDQAAAAIAAAGIQVYAWKGLDEESFDWCIEQTLFFGEDRKPLNMILDDGGDLTNMVIDRYPELVSGIKGLSEETTTGVHRLYERVKAGTLPMPAINVNDSVTKSKFDNKYGCKESAVDAVRRATDIMLAGKRVVVCGYGDVGKGTAASFRGAGSIVTVTEIDPICALQAAMDGYEVKKLDTVVGNADIIITTTGNKDIVLGSHFEQMKDKTIVCNIGHFDNEIDMAWLNKNHGASKIEIKPQVDKYTIAGKDIIILAEGRLVNLGCATGHPSFVMSNSFTNQTLAQIELWKNSAAYNNEVYMLPKHLDEKVAMLHLAKLGVELETLRSDQADYIGVKVEGPFKPEYYRY